Part of the bacterium genome, CATGGGATGAGGAAAGTTTTTTAGGTATAGGAGAAAGCGTATGCATATCAGAATGAAAAAAACGCTTTGGTATCTGGCGCTGACATTTGGATTGAGTTACGGACTGTTCGGCATTGTATTCGCGCTGGTTCCGGGAGAAATGCATAAGAAAATACTGATGCCCCTGTCCCTGGTTTATATGTTTATGCCCATGGTGGCAGTCTTGCTTGTCCAGAAAGTTGTTTTTCGGGAACCGTTTAAAATTTCCTTGGGAATATCTTTTCGCTTCAACCGTTGGTTTGTAGTGGCTGCACTTTTGCCGCCGGTCATTGCCTTGCTGACACTGGGATGCTCATTGTTTTTACCTGGGGTGACATTTTCCTGGGAAATGGAGGGAGTGTTTGCGCGGTTTGCCAACCAGATTACCCCCGAGCAATTCAGCGTTATGCAGGCCCAAGCTCAGGCCTGGCCCATACACCCTTTTTGGCTGGCACTTTTTTCAGGGATTTTGGCCGGCGCCACCATCAACGCAGTTGCCGGATTTGGTGAGGAACTGGGCTGGCGGGGTCTTTTACAGAAGGAATTGAATTTTCTGGGATTTTGGCGTTCATCGCTTATGATCGGATTGATTTGGGGCATCTGGCATGCGCCTATCATCTGGCAGGGTCATAATTACCCCAGCCATCCGCGCGAGGGTGTTTTTTACATGATTTATTTTACGGTTTTACTCTCGCCGCTGTTTGCCTATATCCGGGTTAAATCAAAATCCGTGATCGCCTGCGCCATCATGCACGGAACCCTCAACGGTACGGCCGGAATATCGTTTATGTTGATTAAAGGCGGGAACGATCTTTCGACCGGGATTACCGGGATAGCCGGATTTATTGTTCTGGCAATGGCCAATGCAGGACTGCTGGTTTATGACCGTTTTTTTTCTAAAGAGCCG contains:
- a CDS encoding CPBP family intramembrane metalloprotease, translated to MHIRMKKTLWYLALTFGLSYGLFGIVFALVPGEMHKKILMPLSLVYMFMPMVAVLLVQKVVFREPFKISLGISFRFNRWFVVAALLPPVIALLTLGCSLFLPGVTFSWEMEGVFARFANQITPEQFSVMQAQAQAWPIHPFWLALFSGILAGATINAVAGFGEELGWRGLLQKELNFLGFWRSSLMIGLIWGIWHAPIIWQGHNYPSHPREGVFYMIYFTVLLSPLFAYIRVKSKSVIACAIMHGTLNGTAGISFMLIKGGNDLSTGITGIAGFIVLAMANAGLLVYDRFFSKEPVISTFKNTAV